In Quercus robur chromosome 11, dhQueRobu3.1, whole genome shotgun sequence, the following proteins share a genomic window:
- the LOC126704601 gene encoding disease resistance protein RPP13-like, with the protein MADSVVTFLLQNLTQLLAQESKLLGGVENQVRLLQNELSLINVFLQNTKGKRHGNELVKQVVSQIRDVAYEAEDVIDTFIVTVTKHRRRSKLRKVIHCFDRAIALHEVANKIESIKTVIKEIYDNRSKYGIEIAESSRGDAEVEEILHRRRRYVEEDDVVGFNYDTKALMKHLIEGSLQRNVVSIIGMGGLGKTTLARKIYNNNDVKNYFDVRVWVYVSQEYRIRELLVEILKGATPRPKLKKFILKAELKDELFHGLEAMYSSNKDKLKGTLIEDLKVIEEMSDEECKKTLFEVLMLKNAEDQIQDHITKISQDQKLNKLLSRFVKGIYKKNGDGWQDLNDNELKSGLFECLKDKRYLIVMDDIWKTELWNEISTVFCDNLNGSRILITSRIKEVALHASSFNSIPPIPPYELPFLKEDNSWELFSKKVFRGATCPPKLETVGRKIVKTCHGLPLAIVVLGGLLANKEKTHRTWSKYAGHVNSYLTEDRSSCIDILALSYNHLPQCLKPFFLYFGIYPEDFEIPVRQLFRLWIAEGFIRQIGSRNMEDVAEDYLEELID; encoded by the coding sequence ATGGCAGACAGTGTTGTTACTTTCCTGTTGCAGAACCTGACTCAGTTGCTCGCCCAAGAATCAAAACTGCTTGGTGGAGTGGAGAATCAAGTCAGGTTACTTCAGAATGAGCTGTCTCTGATCAACGTCTTCCTCCAAAATACTAAAGGGAAACGACATGGCAATGAGTTGGTGAAGCAGGTAGTAAGCCAAATCAGGGACGTAGCCTATGAGGCTGAGGACGTTATCGATACATTCATTGTGACTGTGACAAAGCACAGAAGAAGAAGCAAGCTGAGGAAGGTAATCCATTGCTTTGACCGAGCTATAGCGCTTCACGAGGTTGCAAACAAGATAGAGAGCATCAAGACTGTCATCAAGGAAATCTATGACAATCGGAGCAAGTATGGCATAGAAATAGCTGAATCATCTAGAGGAGATGCAGAAGTGGAGGAGATACTGCACAGACGCAGGAGATATGTAGAGGAAGATGACGTGGTGGGCTTCAATTATGACACAAAGGCATTGATGAAGCACCTTATTGAAGGGAGTTTGCAACGTAATGTTGTCTCAATCATTGGCATGGGTGGCTTAGGAAAAACCACCCTTGCTAGGAAGATCTACAACAACAATGATGTCAAGAATTACTTTGATGTCCGTGTTTGGGTTTATGTCTCCCAAGAATATAGAATCAGAGAGTTGTTGGTTGAAATTTTGAAGGGTGCGACTCCAAGgccaaaactgaaaaaatttaTCTTGAAAGCAGAATTGAAAGACGAATTATTCCATGGTTTGGAAGCTATGTATAGCTCGAATAAGGATAAATTGAAAGGGACACTAATCGAAGACTTGAAAGTTATCGAGGAAATGAGTGATGAAGAATGCAAAAAGACATTGTTTGAAGTCTTGATGCTGAAGAATGCAGAGGACCAAATACAAGACCATATAACGAAAATTTCACAAGaccaaaaattgaataaattgtTGTCGCGTTTTGTGAAAGGTATTTACAAAAAGAATGGGGATGGATGGCAAGATTTGAATGATAATGAATTGAAAAGTGGGCTGTTCGAATGCTTGAAAGACAAGAGGTACCTAATTGTCATGGACGACATCTGGAAAACTGAACTATGGAATGAGATAAGTACTGTCTTTTGTGATAACTTGAATGGAAGTAGAATATTGATCACTAGCCGAATAAAAGAAGTAGCATTACATGCAAGTAGTTTTAATAGTATTCCTCCTATTCCCCCTTATGAACTCCCTTTTCTTAAAGAAGATAATAGTTGGGAACTCTTCTCTAAGAAGGTGTTTCGGGGTGCTACATGTCCTCCAAAACTTGAAACAGTAGGtagaaaaattgtcaaaacttGCCATGGTTTACCACTTGCTATTGTGGTATTGGGGGGTCTATTGGCGAATAAGGAGAAAACACACCGAACATGGTCAAAATATGCTGGCCATGTGAATTCGTATTTGACTGAGGATAGATCAAGTTGCATAGACATATTGGCTCTAAGCTACAACCACTTACCCCAGTGCTTGAAACCtttctttctatattttggCATATACCCAGAAGACTTTGAGATACCGGTGAGGCAACTATTCCGACTTTGGATAGCCGAGGGATTCATACGGCAAATTGGGAGCAGAAATATGGAGGATGTTGCTGAAGACTACTTGGAGGAACTCATTGATTGA